The Plasmodium yoelii strain 17X genome assembly, chromosome: 4 genome has a window encoding:
- a CDS encoding PIR protein, with product MNKDVCEKFKNVTTNLKYDSNNESYKFINNEYFQEYCTGDSCDNDLDKINAGCLYLFDAFFKDISAFRMTVKGNIDIVEYILIWLSYMLSLIKSKEDNRKHFYNTYIMDGDEYTNNINYIIDFDGYKDLIDKNYYILNMDISIISRLYDAFNTLCDIYNGLDTNSSNCANYSEKARQFIQKYEEFNIDHNITKDKPYFHALITILNGYDNLKNECEDFPSTPDITNIISEHASEVTSSSSIASKLIPILSILVAIAIFLGISYKYSLFGFRKRGQKQYLREKIKIIKKKMNH from the exons ATGAATAAGGACGTg TGTGAAAAGTTCAAGAATGTAACGAcgaatttaaaatatgattCGAATAATGAAAgctataaatttataaataatgaatatttcCAAGAGTATTGTACTGGTGATAGTTGTGATAATGATCTCGACaaaattaatgctggatgtttatatttgtttgatgCATTTTTTAAGGATATTTCTGCGTTTAGAATGACTGTAAAAGGAAACATTGATATTGTTGAATACattttgatatggttaagttatatgttaagcCTGATCAAAAGTAAAGAAGATAATAGAAagcatttttataatacatatataatggaTGGTGATGAgtatactaataatataaattatattattgatTTTGATGgttataaggatcttatagataaaaattattatattttaaatatggaTATTAGCATTATATCTAgattatatgatgcatttaataCATTATGTGACATATATAATGGGCTTGATACAAACAGCTCAAATTGCGCGAACTATTCGGAAAAAGCTAGACaatttattcaaaaatatGAAGAATTTAACATAGATCATAACATTACTAAAGATAAACCCTATTTTCATGCATTGATTACTATATTAAATggttatgataatttaaaaaatgaatgtgAAGATTTCCCATCCACTCCAGATATAACAAACATAATTTCTGAACATGCTTCTGAAGTtacatcaagttcgtcgatagcaagcaaattaattccaattttatcgatattagttgcaatagcaatttttttaggaatttcttataag tattcgttatttggatttcgtaAACGAGgtcaaaaacaatatttaagagaaaaaataaaaataataaagaagaaaatgaatcattaa
- a CDS encoding PIR protein: MSYKVCKSINDIDKYFVDDPNNLGIGISMDLLKMYCPDYNCSSDELKIISGFILLLNMFGEEDIGSDKLVEYAILWLSYKLNQKTQNGTTKLDDFYTKHIKENSCYNENIGVNSDDKIKKDVIENKIKSMDMNIKDISNFYDPFKSLCNVYSELDPEKTQCKTCLENAGEFFEKYEKHKNALDITKGDSYSQLWFSLLKDYKFFENEYNRVKCGNVPSLVACSQSSIIKNTLITIAIIFVAASILLVVSYKYSLFGFRKRSQKQHLREMLKK; encoded by the exons atgtctTATAAAGTg tGTAAATCAATTAATGATattgataaatattttgttgATGATCCGAACAACTTGGGAATAGGTATTTCTAtggatttattaaaaatgtattgcCCTGATTATAACTGTAGTAGTGATGAACTAAAGATTATCTCtggttttatattgttaCTAAATATGTTTGGTGAGGAAGATATAGGTAGTGATAAACTTGTTGAATAcgctattttatggttaagttataaactaaatcaaaaaacacaaaatggAACCACCAAATTAGacgatttttatactaaacatataaaagaaaatagttGTTATAATGAGAATATAGGTGTTAATAGTGATGATAAGATTAAAAAGGAtgttatagaaaataaaataaaatcgatggatatgaatattaaagatatatctaatttttatgatccatttaaatcattatgtaacgTGTATAGTGAACTTGATCCAGAAAAAACACAATGCAAGACATGTTTAGAAAATGCTGgagaattttttgaaaaatatgaaaaacataaaaatgcTTTAGATATTACTAAAGGAGATTCTTATTCTCAACTATGGTTTAGTTTATTAAaagattataaattttttgaaaatgaatataatcgTGTTAAATGTGGTAATGTCCCATCGCTTGTAGCTTGCTCACAAAgttcaataattaaaaatacactaattacaattgcaattatatttgttgcagcatcaattttattggtagtttcttataag tattcgttatttggatttcggaaacgatctcaaaaacaacatttaagagaaatgctaaaaaaataa